From Bosea sp. NBC_00550, the proteins below share one genomic window:
- a CDS encoding LysR family transcriptional regulator, whose translation MRVDVLGLQAFISIAERGSFRAAASHLNLSQTALSHRIRKLEESLGTPLFLRTTRQVSLTAAGTTLLPRARRIFEDLGSALDEVRVDVREGDEQVSVGCLPTVAVHCMPPVIAAFAKRHPGIGVRIHDNSASEIAEKVQSGEAEFGVTIVAANRWDLELKPVVKEPFVLVSHRSMPLAQASSLTWAQLQGEPLVRISAETGNRILIDDALGARRESLTWRYEVQRVVTAVSLVRSRIGYAIVPQFALDAVDDGELVAVQLRAPAVTRTLGIITRKTVPLRPAARDLLSLLSQALKRSVSPR comes from the coding sequence ATGCGCGTGGATGTTCTCGGGCTTCAGGCCTTCATCAGCATCGCGGAGCGCGGCAGCTTCCGCGCCGCGGCGTCGCATCTGAACCTGTCGCAGACCGCTCTCAGCCACCGCATCCGCAAGCTCGAGGAATCGCTGGGCACGCCGCTGTTCCTGCGCACCACGCGTCAGGTCTCGCTGACCGCCGCCGGCACGACGTTGCTTCCGCGGGCGCGCCGCATCTTCGAGGATCTCGGATCCGCGCTCGACGAGGTCAGGGTCGATGTCCGCGAGGGCGACGAGCAGGTCTCCGTCGGCTGCCTGCCGACGGTCGCCGTCCATTGCATGCCGCCGGTGATTGCAGCCTTCGCGAAGCGCCATCCCGGCATTGGGGTGAGGATCCACGACAATTCGGCTTCGGAGATCGCCGAGAAGGTCCAGTCCGGCGAGGCGGAGTTCGGTGTCACCATCGTCGCGGCGAATCGCTGGGATCTGGAGCTGAAGCCGGTCGTGAAGGAGCCTTTCGTGCTGGTCAGCCATCGCAGCATGCCGCTGGCACAGGCGTCGTCTCTGACCTGGGCCCAGCTGCAGGGCGAGCCGTTGGTGCGCATCAGCGCCGAGACCGGCAATCGCATCCTGATCGACGATGCGCTGGGGGCGCGGCGCGAGAGCCTGACCTGGCGCTACGAGGTGCAGCGGGTCGTCACCGCCGTCAGTCTCGTGCGCTCCCGCATCGGCTATGCGATCGTGCCGCAGTTCGCGCTCGACGCTGTCGATGACGGCGAACTCGTCGCCGTGCAGCTGCGCGCGCCGGCGGTGACGCGCACGCTCGGCATCATCACACGAAAGACCGTGCCGCTGCGCCCGGCGGCGCGCGATCTTCTCTCGCTGTTGAGCCAGGCGCTGAAGCGATCGGTCTCGCCGCGATGA
- a CDS encoding glycosyltransferase, whose product MHVLFVHRAGSGQFAALIASLVAQGDEVTLITERPAQEQPGVSQLVYSVEETSTRHAALAATEYHLRTGEAVAGLMERLKHSDPPDVVLGHIGWGGMLFARDALPNAALIGYCEYYYRSVGSDLDFGTAEPIPAEERHRVRMRNAAQLLALDALDAAYAPTQWQRQQYPAAYRKRIAVCHDGVDTAFCRPDAQASFALPDGRVLSSGAPVVTFVARDLDPYRGYPQFMRAAAILAERYPDLIFVAVGGDGSGYGRPRSDGSSWRDAMCAETGLADRVIHIPWLPYESLIRLFQVSAAHVYLTVPFVLSWSLLEAMACGCLVVGSDTDPVKEVIRDGVNGLLTPFHNERLLAQRIEQALSHPLSTRSLRRAARETVVAGYERERCIDRQIGWIRQLGD is encoded by the coding sequence ATGCATGTCCTATTCGTTCATCGCGCAGGATCTGGTCAATTCGCTGCTCTGATCGCGAGCCTCGTCGCCCAGGGTGACGAGGTCACGCTGATCACGGAACGCCCGGCGCAGGAGCAGCCGGGCGTCAGCCAGCTCGTCTATTCGGTGGAGGAGACGTCGACGCGGCATGCCGCGCTCGCCGCCACCGAATATCATCTGCGGACGGGCGAGGCGGTTGCAGGGTTGATGGAACGCCTGAAACACAGCGATCCGCCCGATGTCGTCCTCGGACATATCGGCTGGGGCGGGATGCTGTTCGCCCGCGACGCGCTGCCGAATGCGGCGCTGATCGGCTATTGCGAATATTATTATCGCAGCGTCGGGTCGGATCTGGATTTCGGTACGGCCGAGCCGATTCCGGCAGAGGAGCGCCACCGCGTCCGCATGCGCAACGCTGCTCAGCTTCTCGCTCTCGATGCGCTCGACGCGGCCTATGCTCCGACGCAGTGGCAGCGGCAGCAATATCCGGCGGCTTATCGCAAGCGCATCGCGGTCTGCCATGACGGGGTCGACACGGCGTTCTGCCGGCCCGATGCGCAGGCTTCCTTCGCGCTTCCCGATGGCCGCGTGCTCTCATCGGGTGCGCCGGTCGTCACCTTCGTGGCGCGCGATCTCGATCCCTATCGCGGCTATCCCCAGTTCATGCGCGCCGCCGCGATCCTGGCCGAGCGCTATCCGGACCTGATATTCGTGGCGGTCGGCGGCGATGGCTCGGGCTATGGGCGCCCACGCAGCGACGGGTCGAGCTGGCGCGATGCGATGTGCGCGGAAACCGGCCTGGCCGATCGGGTCATCCATATTCCCTGGCTGCCTTATGAGAGCCTGATCCGGCTGTTCCAGGTTTCGGCAGCCCATGTCTATCTCACCGTTCCCTTCGTGCTGTCATGGTCGTTGCTCGAGGCGATGGCCTGCGGCTGCCTCGTCGTCGGATCGGACACCGACCCGGTGAAGGAGGTGATTCGTGACGGGGTCAACGGGTTGCTCACGCCGTTTCACAACGAGCGATTGCTGGCGCAGCGCATCGAGCAGGCGCTGTCCCATCCCTTGTCGACGCGGTCTCTAAGGCGGGCCGCACGTGAGACGGTCGTCGCCGGTTACGAGCGTGAGCGCTGCATCGACCGGCAGATCGGCTGGATCCGGCAGCTCGGCGATTAG